One segment of Calypte anna isolate BGI_N300 chromosome 4A, bCalAnn1_v1.p, whole genome shotgun sequence DNA contains the following:
- the DCK gene encoding deoxycytidine kinase, which yields MATPPKRGRLEGRIKKVAVEGNIAAGKSTFVSILKQAGEEWEVVPEPVARWCNVQQNPADECEELSGSQRSGGNVLQRMYEKPQRWAFTFQTYACLSRIRAQLRALEGKLREAENPVLFFERSVYSDRYIFAANLYESDCMNETEWTIYQDWHDWMNEQLGQSLKLDGIIYLRATPEKCLSRIYLRGRDEEQEIPIEYLEKLHYKHESWLQHRTLRTDFEYLQEIPILTLDVNEDFKGKKDRYDHMTEKVKEFLSTL from the exons ATGGCCACTCCTCCCAAGCGCGGGCGGCTGGAGGGCAGGATCAAGAAGGTCGCTGTGGAAGGCAACATCG ctgcagggaaatcCACGTTTGTGAGTATCCTCAAACAAGCTGGTGAGGAATGGGAAGTTGTTCCCGAGCCTGTAGCTAGATGGTGCAACGTTCAGCAGAACCCTGCGGATGAGTGTGAG GAGCTGAGTGGGTCCCAGAGGAGCGGTGGGAACGTGCTGCAGAGGATGTATGAGAAGCCCCAGAGATGGGCCTTCACCTTCCAGACCTACGCCTGTCTCAGCAGGATCCGGGCTCAGCTCAGAGCCCTGGAGGGCAAGCTCAGAGAGGCAGAGAACCCTGTGCTCTTCTTCGAGAGATCAGTCTACAGTGACAG GTACATCTTTGCAGCTAATTTATATGAGTCTGATTGCATGAATGAGACTGAATGGACTATTTACCAAGACTGGCATGACTGGATGAATGAACAGTTAGGGCAAAGCCTTAAGCTGGATGGAATAATTTATCTCAGAGCCACTCCTGAG AAATGCTTAAGTAGGATTTACTTGCGTGGGAGAGATGAAGAGCAAGAAATCCCCATTGAGTACCTGGAGAAGCTTCACTACAAACATGAAAGTTGGCTTCAGCACAGGACACTGCG AACAGATTTTGAGTATCTACAGGAAATACCTATTTTAACATTAGATGTGAATGAAGACTTCAAGGGCAAAAAGGACAGATATGATCACATGACTGAAAAG GTCAAAGAATTTTTGAGCACATTATAA